One Bythopirellula goksoeyrii genomic window, TATAGCGGCCATCTTCCTGGAGCATTCCGGCGGGCTGTTCCATGCTTTGATTACCTCGCTCGGCATCAGGGCGGAATGAGACCGTTCCCGACGGGACAGGCTGACCATCCACTTGCACTTTGCCCCTTACTGGAACATGTTGAATTATGATTTCGACTTCACTGCAACCCAGAATCATCCCGATCGCAACATAGGCGACCACACCTGAGAGCGCAAATCGTAGAGACGGCATGCACAACTGTCGCATCATCTTGCCTCCCGGGGGTCATTCTGAAACTTCTAAGTCGTAAGCACCTGCTTCGGGATCAGCTACCACTTCAAAAGACAAAGGAGTTTGGCCTAGCTGGCCATATTTTGGATCAATCAGCGACTTTGGCATTGGAATTGTGCCCCCGGTAGGGGGTTCCGGATTGCCTGAATAGTTCGTCGAGGTCACCAATACTTTGTAGAATCCTAGCGAGGCTCCTATACGCTGTCCTGTAAAAATCTCGTACTTGCCGTTGGTCACTTTGCCCGTGGCTATATAGGGACTTTGAACACCGGGGGCCCCATCGGATCGTAATGCTACGGTCCCCGCAACCATCGGTTTGCCATCTACCGTCACTTCGCCAGTGACTGGATAGTAAGTCGGAGAGTGGCCTGAGCACCCCAACAAAGACACAATCACTGAAAGCAGGACATTCGTTCTTAAGTGAATTGACATGCGAAATAAGACTGGACTTGGAATCCTGGCAAAGTCTTCCGTTAGTAGAACTATCGAGCTAGGAGGTTTGTATACAATGATCTGTTGCCAGATCCAGCAGCTCCGGAAAATGGTCCTTGCACCAGGCTCTTAATTCGATGGCATCTTGTTGGGTGGCAGATGGATAGGGTCCTCGGCTTCGCAAACTAAGCCCTAAAAATCCACTCGCGTTGGTCCCCAGGCGATCGAAAGCTGTATCAGTAAATCCTCTCGGACCGAATCGCTCGAACAAAAACTGATGAAGCGCACTGATTTTCCTATGCCATCGATCGACCTTACTCCAGCTTCTATTCTCGAGTTCTGACCACATATCCAGAATGATCCGCGGGTTCCAGTAAACCAAAGCACTGCAACTTCCGCGTGCGCCAAATGGACCTAGCTCCGACCACAGGCTTTCGTCGACAAACACATTGACAATTTCTGAAAGTGCTTGGCAACCTTCCTTAGAAACTCCCAGAGTCTTCGCATTCGACTTTACCATGAGATAGTTGGGGACTGCTTCCTTGATTTGCAGATGTTGCTGGAGCGTCAGTATTCGCTTAGCCCTTGTCGTTTCATAGATCGAAAGAGGTAGCGCGTTTGAAGCAGAACTGACCGCTTGAAAAAAAGGGACAAGTTGCTTCTCATCAACTTCCATCCAGTAAGGCAGGGCGATCTGAATTGCATCGGCGCTGAGTTCGGCGGCATATTCCGCGCGCTTTATTACACCAAGTGTATAGGTAGAGGTACACCCTATCATGGCAGGTGTATTGCAAGCGTGACAGGCCTCAACCGTCGCTCTTGCTACCTGTTTGAATTCATCAAACTCCATCGCGTAAAATTCGCCAGAAGTACCTCCACTGTACACACCAGGTATGTCAGCTTCACAACAGCGGGTCACATCAGCACGATAGGTCGCTTCATCAAAGCAGTCGTCATCGGTCCAAGCGACTGGCAAGCCGGCCCACGGCCCTACAAATGTATCTATTGTCAGCATCTTTGTGTATCACTCTCAATTAGAGAATTTGAAAACAATTGCTCTGCGTTATCACAGAGAATACTGTATTTGTCTTCATCCGAAATCTCAGCGCTATCAATGCGAACGCGCTGCATCGCTGTAGAATACAGAGGAGTATCAGTGCCAAACAATATCTTATCAGAACCGATCTCACTCACAGCCCATTCGATGAGCCCAGGTACAATAGAGCGTGAGCTAGAGGTGTCGACCCAAACATTGTTCTGCCGACTCTTTTGAATAGCTCGAACCTGTAAACCTGGGTCACCGCCTGCGGCCCCTCCATTGCCGAGATGTGCCAGGATAAGTTTTACATTGGGGTACTCATTTGCCAAGGTGACAAAATGGGCGGGGTGACTATTAACATCACCTGTGTGGGCGAGAACCGTCGCATCGTGTTGAGCAGCAAACTCGAAAAGTTCATCGCCAAATTCAACGATCGGGTAGACATGTTCTTCTGGATGAATTTTGATACCCACACATTGCGGCTGGTACAGCATCTCTGCTGCTTGGTGATAGGTTCTTGGTTGCCTAGGATGGACGATAACATATTGTTTGAGTCCTTCCGTTTGACAAACGATCTGCGCAGCTTGCTCATTGGCTTGAAATACATCCGCTTGCCCGCGTGGCATAAGACCTGCCAGAGGTGAAACAATAGTGATCTTGATGTTTGCTTCCTTCGCGCGTCTGGCAACTGTTGCCGCATCAGCCGACAATAATTGGCCAATATCGGGTGAATAATTCTTGCCGAAGTGCCCATGTACATCAATTGCCTGGATCTTTGACGTTCTCATAATTCTCTTCTCTCTTAGATTCTCCTGAATACTACTATTCTACTGATAACCAATTAAAGCTCTTGTTCTCCACTACGTAGGGTTCGGGTCGCCTGATACGACTGCTTTCCATGAATAGCGGACCGCTTTCTGGGGATCGCGAATGGGTAAGAATAATCCTAATAGTCCCGCCATCAAGAAGGTGGACGTTGCTGCTATCGGCGTTATCAAAAACGGACTCAAGCCGCGATTATTCGCTAGATGTAGCTCCAAAGAGCTGAATTCTGTATCGCCAAGAAACCACAGCAATTCGGCGTGCCAAGCACAGCAAACCGCAAGTGCAATTCCCAGAATTGTACTAAGTACTATTGCTCTTTGTCCGACGTGGGACAGAAACATGCCGCCAGCAAACATAGCGCCTAAAGGGCCTAATGCACAATTAAATGTGCGAAAAGTAATACCAATGATGTTGTAACTTTCGGGAATGTAGAGCAGCGCCCAGCCTGCAAAAGTACAAAAGAACCCAATAATTAGAGTTAATATCCGTGCTAACCGAAGATCGCCCCAGCGGTAATAAGGCAAGTCCAGACGTCTAAAAACATCGATTGTCAAAACCGTGGACACCGAGTTCACTCCACTGTCCAAACTCGACATAGCCACCGCGAAGAGCGCAGCGACTAGAAGCCCCGACATACCTACGGGAAGCCCGTTGGCAATAAAATATGGAAACACTTTATCTGCTACGAGAGGATTACGTGGATCGACAACGCCCTCGACAATCTCGACTTGAAACCGTGGATCTGAGTAATACGCCAACAAAGCCATCCCGCAAATAGAAAGCAAGATGAAGGCTACACATTCACCCATGAAATTTACAATGTTGCCACGGGCAGCTGCTTTCACAGAAGGAGTTGTAAGATATCGCTGTACCGCAACCTGATCGCCAATAAAGGTACAGCTGTACCAAAACAACATGTTAAGCATCATGAATAGAATGGTATTTCGTTCCGTAATATCCCAACTCGCCAGGGGAGGGAGTGCGTGGCCCTCAACGGCAGAACTTGTCGTGATATTCCACCAATCTATAGGGCCCGTTCCCGTATCGAGCGCCACGACTAGTAGCGTGATAATCAAACCGGACATGAGCACGACAAACTGGATTACGTCGGTCCAAATGACGGCCTTTATACCTCCCAGCATGGTGTAGATCGTCGCCGAAATTCCCACCGCAAGAAGAACCGTAAGTGTCCATTGTTCGAGGCTGGGATGCCATGCAAATTGCTGCTCTAAGCTCGGGTAGGTGATTTGCGCTACCGCGCTCGAAGCAGTCAGCACGATCGTGGCCATCCAAAACAGTCTCAGGATCAGCGTGAATAGCCCCACCCCCAGTAAGCGAGCAACGAGACCGAATCGCCATTCGAGATATTCATAAATACTCGTTATATTCAACCTCATAAAGAACGGAATCCACAAGCGATTGACGACCAAGAAAGCCAACGGCAACGCCAGCCAACCGAATATCAACGTCAATCCATATCGCAGCACTTCGCCTGGCGCTGCTAAATAGGTGGTCGTCGACATGAGCGACGCGATTAGACTAAGGCCTACCGCGAACCATGGCATGCTGCGCCCAGCGACGAAAAAGTCTTCGCCCTCATGTTGTTGTCGAGAGAAATAAATACCCGCAGCAAGAGTGCCCACAAAGTAGACTAGCACGACGATGTAGTCGACCGATTGGAGACCCCGCTGGGAGATAGATGACAAAATCGAGAAAGGGACGCTATCCATGATTGGTAGAGCAAGAAGCAGAATAGCTGTAACCCAAACCACTATTCTCCGCTTTTTGCGTGGTGCAGCATCGAAAACGGAGGGGGATTAATCTACTGCTTCAGCAAGCTGGCTCTCCACGGGTTGATTGACTAAGGCATGGTGTCTTAAATAGCAATGAATATGCGTTGTGATAGCGCAACGTGAGCGTTCTACATCGCGAGCTCGGATCGCGGAGACCAATTCAAAGTGCTGCTTTGCTGTAGATTCTTGTTTTTTCCTGGCACTCTTACTACTCAGGTCATTTGATGACAAATTGCGGACAGCATGTGACTCGAAAAACCTCGCAAGCACTTTATTTAAGCCGGAAACCAGCGTCGAATGGGTCATCTCCAATAGCAGAGTGTGAAATTGGAGGTCCCACTGAATCTGCTTGGCGGTTTCCATATCACTTTTGACCGCTTCAGCAAACTTCGTGGCAATACTCTCTAACTTATCAATCTGAGCGGGCGTCGCATTCGCCACTACCAATTCGATTCCTCCTACCTCCAGTACGTAGCGCAGATCAATAAGCTCACGAAAATCGTCCTCTGAACCAGCGAGTGAGGGGACGCTTTCTGAGATCAATCGAATCAGATCCGGCCGACGAGCAACAAGGCCTTTTCCCTGGCGTCCCTCTAAAATTCCCAGGGCGCGTAGACGACTTACAGCTTCACGTACGATAGTGCGCGACACATCAAATTCAGTCGCGACCTGAGCCTCCGTCATAAAAATATCGCCATCGCGAAAAGGCTTTGCTTGGAGCTTTCGACGAATCTTACTCGCCAACTTGTCGGCTAGTGAGTCGTTGTCATTTTGTTTTACAAGGCTTTGCATGATTGTAATCATCTTGCTTGAGTAAAATGTGTATTGCCTACATTGGGCCTAATAGTACGACTATGTTACCAATATCTAGTTCAGCCACATAGAGAGTATTCTTACGACATGTTGGCAACAACATTCGAATTAGAAGAGCTGCTTATTAATTCCTCATTCCTTATCCTTCTAATCAGAAAACCTCAATGAATAGAGATCAGCGTCCTTCATGGCAAATCGCAATCGAACGGCGAGACCGGCCACCCTGCTCAAATCGGATCCACTATCCCAGGTGACAACACGTTCGATGTCGTCACCGTAGTGTTCAGGACAATCGGCCAATGACAGACCTTCCACCGGTTGTCCCTCTGAATTCAGCACTTCAACCTGAATCGAACCAGCTGCAGAGGTCGCAAAATTCAATATCAGACGATTCCCCTCAAAGACAATCGGACGAGTTACGAACTCGCCCGGTTGATAGCCTGCGTGGACAGAGACTATTCCATCAACTCGCAAGACACCTCGGCGGATGTGCACGGAGTCTGTGCGGTAATGTTCTACAAAGTACAAAGACATCTCTACTGAACCCGTGGGGACTAGCCCCGGTCCTACTTCTATAGCCCGTTCGTGCCAGTTCAGTGGATCATTCCCTGGGCGGAGGAACGCTTCACCAAAGCGTCTATCCCATCGAATTCCATCACGGCTGGACATAAACACGATGTCAGAAATACCAGTGAGAGGCCATTCGTCTCCTTTGCGGTGCTCAACGAATCTTTTGGGAAACATCAACAAAATATCGGGACGGCGGTAGTAGGGGGTCGCCGCATTCTTATAAAGATGCTCATTATCCGTGCCTTGATGATTCGTAACTTCGATGAACTTTGGCGCAGTGAAATGGCGGAAGTCCTTCGTTGCCGTCCTGCGGATTCGTCGGATCGGCATCTCAGAGTGTTCTTCGAGATAGGGAGTTGCACGCATCACTTCGGTGCCATCTTCAGCTTCAAATCCCCTGGTGTAGACAACATACTGCTCCCGAGCGGCATCCCAAAACGCAATGCTATGAGTGTCAAATTCTCCCACCGCTGGCACTACCCGTTCCTTCTGCAGCAATCGCCAGTGCAAGCCATCTGGAGACACCAGGCCTTGAAGCCCTCGCTCGAAGGCGTAACCCGTTGCCTTATAAAGCTGATCAGCATGAGCCGTAGGGCTGTCATCCTTGAAGACACATAATACGGTTGGTCCACCTTCAGGTTGAGTGTGGTCTCCAACCCACACCAAGTTATTATCCGTAGAACCTTGATATTCGATCAATCCGAGGGAAGGCTTCGTCCAATGAATACCGTCTTCGCTTTCCGCATATCCCGTGTAATAAGGAGGAGAATTGAAATTAGCCCGATACCACATCCGATACAATGAGCCATCGAGAATGACTACTGGGTCGTAGAGCGTGCTATCTTCCCACGGCATGTCGAGCTTAATCGCAATTTCAGCACGTCGTGGGCTATTAAGCTTCAAATCGACATTCTGAGTCTCGTCGATGATCTTGTCGTCAAGGAAAAGTTGCAGTTGAGTGCCGATCTCAATCGGAACGGACGCGGTTTGGTTCTGCGAATCTGCAACCGCATAGCAGCAGGAACTACCGCTCAATTGCAGAAGCAAACAGAACAACAATTTCATGTTCGACACCATAACAATACTCGAAATTTCTCTACAACCAACTACCAGATCTCTCATCCACTTCGAACGCCACTGCCTTGAGGATAATTTCATCTCTTATTAGGTAAGGCTTAGATCTTTACTGAGAATTTCTGCGGTGAAACGCAATAGAATAGACTGTCATGAATGTAACCAGCACTAGACTATTGGGTTCAGGAACTGCTCCAAGATTGACAGCCAAACTGGAAGGGTAATTAGTTTGCCACTCAGCCAGTGCAGTAGGATCCAGAGCGGGCGCTGTAAGGCCACGTTGCCAGTCCAGAAAATCCTGGCCGTCGACGCTAAGGTCGCCGTTGAGGTCTCCAGCAGGTATTGCCGTCAGATCGGCCGTGATTACGATTTGGCTGACATCAGCGTGCTGTGAGACATGGCCAAGCAGTTTGACCACTTCTACAGAGACCCAAATACTAGGTGTAGGAGTAAATCCAGGTTCTGGAGGGGATCCAGTACCGATGGTCGTGTCCAAGAACAAGGGGAAGTCGACCACCACCGTGCCGTTATTCCCTGGATCCCCTGGAATCGTTGGATCTTTAAAGTTGTTGGCACTTGCTCCATACTTGTACTGCAAAGGGTTCAAATTCTCTTCAAGGCCAAAACCAACTCGACCGTCCATAATCCAAGAACTGTAACCGGATCCTAATGCCTCCAGGCGAATGTTCGTCATCGACATGCCGGCTGGGGCGAACACCTGTTGGGTTAGGCTGTAATGTCCACTTCCGTCAGTATTCGGGTGTTCGAACCCAATCTTTGTCGGATCGCCATCCTTTTCAAATACCAAAGGGATCTCGGTTGTGTGCTCGGTGATATTCCAGGCACTACCGTTATTAGTAAAATCCAATGCCGCGATTTGCACGGCCAATGCTGAGCCTGACTCACTAGCTAACAACATCGTGCAAACAATAATCAAAAGATTTCTCATGTCTTTTCTCCAGGACAAGTGGTGGTTTAAATATGTAACAATACTCTGTCAGTACAGGCGACGCTTTCTCTGTTTACTTGATTATTCACTTGCATATCCTCACAACACCCCATTTCAACGACAGCATCGTGTCCCTATTAGCAATCCTGCCAGGGCCAAGATTGTGAGACTAGCAGGTTCAGGGACCGAACCAACATTAGCAGTCAATGGTGTGCTATCACCGTAGTTGTCTTGCCAAGCCATCAACTCTGTTGGACTCAATGAAGTTGGCGATTGGCCACGTTGCCACAGAAGAAAATCATTACCATCGACATCTAGATCGCCGTCAAAGTCGCCGGGCGAATTGACGACTTCCGTCAAGTCCGCGTAGAGCTTTATCTGGCTAATGTCTACCTGCTGCGAGACATGGGCAAGGCCTTTGAGAAGTTTCACGCCAACCCAAACGCTGGTCAAACCACTGAAATCAGCGTCGCCAGTGGCATCTAAATAGTCTTCTCCCGGTATGCCGTTATTGACCATTGGGAAATCAACCACAACCGTTCCATTGTTCCCGTTGTAGTTGTTGTCACCAAGCACGTTGCCCCAGTTGTCAGCTGACCAAGCATAGGTATCAGGCAAGAAGTTAAATGAATTGTCTTCCACTTCAATCTCTTCGGGATACATTTGATCCGACAGCCCAAAGCCAACATAGCTGTTCATGAGCCACGAACTGAATCCTGACCCTGCGGCCTCGACGACGATATTCGACATAGTGAATCCGGTGGGTGCAAATACCTCCTGCATCAGGTGATAGTTTCCTGTACCTTGCTCCTCAACCGGAGGAAAAGTGCTCTCATGAGCAAAACCAACCTTTGTCGGATCGCCATCCTTCTCGAAGACTAGAGGTAGCCCATTGTCAAGCTCTGTCACTGTCCAAGCACTACCTCCATTCGTAAAGTCTAGGGCAGCAACCTCTACAGCCAACAAGACCGCTTGACGCTCATTGGCTAATAGTATTATGCAGACAACATAGAAGAATTTCTTCATGAATTCATTCCCCAATAAACAGTGGGTCAAACACTTAGTAGAATTCAAACTTAACTCGTATACATTCACCCTCTAGCCTGCTCGCATCACTTGTCACGCTTCGTGGATCATTGTCGAATCTCGCAGTCCAGCTCGTCTGACTCTGCTGGAGGAG contains:
- a CDS encoding dihydrodipicolinate synthase family protein — encoded protein: MLTIDTFVGPWAGLPVAWTDDDCFDEATYRADVTRCCEADIPGVYSGGTSGEFYAMEFDEFKQVARATVEACHACNTPAMIGCTSTYTLGVIKRAEYAAELSADAIQIALPYWMEVDEKQLVPFFQAVSSASNALPLSIYETTRAKRILTLQQHLQIKEAVPNYLMVKSNAKTLGVSKEGCQALSEIVNVFVDESLWSELGPFGARGSCSALVYWNPRIILDMWSELENRSWSKVDRWHRKISALHQFLFERFGPRGFTDTAFDRLGTNASGFLGLSLRSRGPYPSATQQDAIELRAWCKDHFPELLDLATDHCIQTS
- a CDS encoding amidohydrolase family protein; this translates as MRTSKIQAIDVHGHFGKNYSPDIGQLLSADAATVARRAKEANIKITIVSPLAGLMPRGQADVFQANEQAAQIVCQTEGLKQYVIVHPRQPRTYHQAAEMLYQPQCVGIKIHPEEHVYPIVEFGDELFEFAAQHDATVLAHTGDVNSHPAHFVTLANEYPNVKLILAHLGNGGAAGGDPGLQVRAIQKSRQNNVWVDTSSSRSIVPGLIEWAVSEIGSDKILFGTDTPLYSTAMQRVRIDSAEISDEDKYSILCDNAEQLFSNSLIESDTQRC
- a CDS encoding sodium:solute symporter family transporter, producing the protein MDSVPFSILSSISQRGLQSVDYIVVLVYFVGTLAAGIYFSRQQHEGEDFFVAGRSMPWFAVGLSLIASLMSTTTYLAAPGEVLRYGLTLIFGWLALPLAFLVVNRLWIPFFMRLNITSIYEYLEWRFGLVARLLGVGLFTLILRLFWMATIVLTASSAVAQITYPSLEQQFAWHPSLEQWTLTVLLAVGISATIYTMLGGIKAVIWTDVIQFVVLMSGLIITLLVVALDTGTGPIDWWNITTSSAVEGHALPPLASWDITERNTILFMMLNMLFWYSCTFIGDQVAVQRYLTTPSVKAAARGNIVNFMGECVAFILLSICGMALLAYYSDPRFQVEIVEGVVDPRNPLVADKVFPYFIANGLPVGMSGLLVAALFAVAMSSLDSGVNSVSTVLTIDVFRRLDLPYYRWGDLRLARILTLIIGFFCTFAGWALLYIPESYNIIGITFRTFNCALGPLGAMFAGGMFLSHVGQRAIVLSTILGIALAVCCAWHAELLWFLGDTEFSSLELHLANNRGLSPFLITPIAATSTFLMAGLLGLFLPIRDPQKAVRYSWKAVVSGDPNPT
- a CDS encoding FadR/GntR family transcriptional regulator, coding for MQSLVKQNDNDSLADKLASKIRRKLQAKPFRDGDIFMTEAQVATEFDVSRTIVREAVSRLRALGILEGRQGKGLVARRPDLIRLISESVPSLAGSEDDFRELIDLRYVLEVGGIELVVANATPAQIDKLESIATKFAEAVKSDMETAKQIQWDLQFHTLLLEMTHSTLVSGLNKVLARFFESHAVRNLSSNDLSSKSARKKQESTAKQHFELVSAIRARDVERSRCAITTHIHCYLRHHALVNQPVESQLAEAVD
- a CDS encoding glycoside hydrolase family protein; the protein is MKLLFCLLLQLSGSSCCYAVADSQNQTASVPIEIGTQLQLFLDDKIIDETQNVDLKLNSPRRAEIAIKLDMPWEDSTLYDPVVILDGSLYRMWYRANFNSPPYYTGYAESEDGIHWTKPSLGLIEYQGSTDNNLVWVGDHTQPEGGPTVLCVFKDDSPTAHADQLYKATGYAFERGLQGLVSPDGLHWRLLQKERVVPAVGEFDTHSIAFWDAAREQYVVYTRGFEAEDGTEVMRATPYLEEHSEMPIRRIRRTATKDFRHFTAPKFIEVTNHQGTDNEHLYKNAATPYYRRPDILLMFPKRFVEHRKGDEWPLTGISDIVFMSSRDGIRWDRRFGEAFLRPGNDPLNWHERAIEVGPGLVPTGSVEMSLYFVEHYRTDSVHIRRGVLRVDGIVSVHAGYQPGEFVTRPIVFEGNRLILNFATSAAGSIQVEVLNSEGQPVEGLSLADCPEHYGDDIERVVTWDSGSDLSRVAGLAVRLRFAMKDADLYSLRFSD